ttggtAACTAATATCTGTGCAGCTTAGTTTATACATCTGTAGTTCTTAGGATTCAATTGTGTGCAGAGAGTCACCATAAAATGCTAAATGAATTTCAACTAAAACAACAGTTTACAAGGTCGATCATCCTCTTAAAGAGAACATGAAGACATGAAAAAAGAGTCTTGTCTGAAAAGAACGTAAACAAAGGAAAAGGGATGCAGAAAAAGTTAACCTAGATTGGACATCCTCCTTGCCACGCAATCTCTTCATGATACAGGCTATACCAGCATTAGTTCCAGTCATTACAGCAAAGTTGCGAGCTTGTATTAAGGGACCGCCGGCTAAAGCCTGTAGGTGAAGCATATTGTTTGTTAAACATTAGCAAACTCTTCATGGAAGCAGTCTCGATTAATTCCAGTCACCATATAATCAATCTACTTCAATATATTGACTAGAAGTATAACTCCAAGGATAAACCAATTCTGAAggattccccccccccctccaccACATTCTTCCTTGGAATGCTTAACCGAGTTTCAAGAGAGTATGTGAGACATAGAACTCATATGAACCAAAGAGAAAGTCACCCTTTTCATTACTGGAAGCAAAAACTGCTCGGTAGATTTTGCCACAGGGATCCTCATCTACCTTGTGAGCTAGTATTCCAATTTCCAAGCGCATACAGCattaaaacaaaggaagaaactCTACCAAAATATATGAATTCAGAAGCAAATAATACATGCCACCCCACAATCATGTTAAGGAGAGAAAGTTCAGAAAAATTAACTCTGATGCAGTAAAGAGTAAAACCCTATTTTATTTAACTCATGCACTTTCATAACAATCTCCTAGTAACTTGATGATGAAACTAATTCTATGTTATCTGAGGAAAAAAGTATATCTCTTTAAGATATTCATTTAGGGTAATTAATCTTCTCCCATTTCAAAGCACAGCAATTCAAGTGCGGTAAAAAGATAAAcccttttgtaaaaaaatataaattaaataaacagaaaaataaataagaagagCGAGAAGTATGGAGTGAGGTATGTGAGACAGGTAGGGTACTTGAGCTTGCTTGAGAGAGGCCATGGCTTGAGGGTTGAGGGCAGCCTGAGGAGGAGTTGGCATAGAGGAAGAGATGTCAGGGGTGATGGTGCCCATTATGGCTCCGATGGCAGCGCCTTGAACACCGCTGGTGGCGGTGACAACGGCAGCCTCGACAAGCAAAGACTGTTTGGACAACCAAGACTTAAAGCCATCCTCCAATTCCTTATACTTGAACTGTACGAACTTAACTGGGTCTTGATTGGGCAGCAGTTTGGACACAATTACTCCTTGTTTACCTTGctgttccatttctttttttcctacCACTTTGTTGCCGCCGCTGCTGCTTCGAGCTATTTGGATAGAGAAAGATACGGGAGAGGAGAAAGACTTcactctcctttttcttttgtttttattccctttatttcctttttttacagCTTAGGTGTTATCgattttcctctgttttttttttttaataacttaaattacgTAAAAGTAATTCCTTTCtagaaaatagttttatataaagtatatttttgaaaattaatttatttttaatatttaatagtattataaaaaataaattaaaaaaaatattttctatcatTTAGCTataaaaaatgagtaaaaaaggttattaatatatttttaaattttttttaaaacaaatgtaacaaataaaataataataaataataaaattaaaaaataatttaattttttaaattattttaaataaaaaaaatggcaatccaaaaaaagaaaccaagtatgacaaaaaaaagtttataaattattttaaataaaataaataatataaaaataaatataaaatctaattcatgaaaaattttagttaaaaaataaaagaaaaataaataataaaaaattaagaaccaaaattaaattctaaaaaataaaattaaatatataataattaaaaattaaatttaatataattaataaataactaaatatttttaaatttttcacagtATTCTACAGATTGGCTCCCTTCTTTCCAGGTctcttcttttccctttttcccAGCCAGCAACCAAGAACATTAACCAATAATTATGTGTCATTTCACCGCAACTGCATACGAGTATTGCTCAATTATGCTCTTGTTATAACGTTTCCAATCCTAACTTGCTAAAGCATTCCCTAACAGGCCTCAATTCTGACATTGTCCTCTGATTCAGCCTCTTGAGCCAAGGCTAGTCCTTCTGGGGGTGATACCATTGATTCTCCATCCTCGGACGAAGACAACCATCCAGTTGCTCCAACTACTACTGACTCTTCGTTGAATAAGATTTAAGGTGAAACAATACATTTCATGTTAGCGAAAGATTATTGGTTTCTTCTTCAATGGTAGATACAGTACCATCGCTTGTGATAAGCCTTAGATATGGTGGTTCTTCAAGTAATGCAATGATTCAGGGGATGGGGATGGTGGGCAAGATATTGAGGATGGCACATCTGCAAAGCATACTGAAGAACGTCATGTAAGaacatttatatcttttttgttCGTTTTAGTTTTCTGCCAATAGTTTCTGATTGATCAGTACTACCATAGCCTGTTTTGGGAGTTGACTGAGTTTGCGGGAGAGTTCTGTCCAAAGCTGGATATCACATAAGAAATGTTGCTTCTGCTAGCTATACATGGCTCCTATAGCATATTGTCGTTTAATAGTTATATAGCTTTTATGTATTGCCAAAATTGATGTTAGATAACATCAAACAGCAAACTGAGGGAGTTTACCTTTAATTTTCTGCTAAAAGCTAGAGGTGTTTCTAAGAGTGACATCCTTCTTTCACAAGTGAAGGAATCAGATGGTTGGCATGCCGCCTCCCCACACTTGTGTCCTCTGCTATGCTCATTCACGAATTTTGGTGTTGATATCTAATTTCTAACCATTCATTGCATTAAAACGATATTGTATACAGTCAACTAGTTTTAGACTTTCTTTCTACCACTATTGGCGTGCGGAATGTTTCTTTAATAGGAAGCCCTAGCTTGGTTTCTGGTTTTGAATATTTAGTTCTCTAATTGTGTATTCTCTTATTATCTTTGAACTGTCTTTCTATCTATTGTGGATGCAGCTTAGAGGAGGTAATGCTGTTATAGTTAACGATCACATAACTCGTTGGAAGATGTCTAGCTTGCTATTTATATGCTTGGTATTACTAAGCACAAGGATGCTGCATCAAACCATTCAGTTTGGGCATTATCATTGGACTCTGAGTCTTGTCATGATAATAGCCCTATATGGGATgtcaaaaaaagtaaattttgaaGGTAAAAAGGCCTCAAAAACTAAATCTCTGGCAAAGCAGGAGAAGAGGGCACTTGTGGTGAATTTTACATCTCTCCAAATTTGATGCATAGACACATATTCTTAGAATGTGTTTGACTGACATTACAGGAAACCTACAGAGGAAGTCACATCTGAGAAGCTTATCAATGCTCGAGTAACATAAGCATGCAGGTTTCTACATCAAGTCCAAGGTAGGTTTCCAATTTGTCTTGTCTATCACTTCTTGTTCATCTGCTTTAATTATAGATATCATTTAACTTCCTAACTTCAAAGTGCTatcttggatatattattaatagacatagttagggtttttatttaatggtttctttaatttaattactttattgaGAAATattcctttgaaaaaaaaaaaaaaagactcactTTTGTAGTTCGTTGAAATGACTTGTATGAGTAGGAACGCTTgagggtttttctttcttttctgaaGATGAGACTGACAAGATAACAAAGGCTACTGCTCATCAAACTGATCAGAATATGGATGTTGAAGAACCATCCAATGGAAAGATTAAGAGAAAAGCTGAGAAATCATCTGTATGTTTCTAAACCTTTTCTGATAATTCAATGTCTTTAGTGAACTGCCAGAACCGTGCTTTTGCTTAGCTTTGCAATATATTCCATATGTGCTTATTTATGAAAGTTCGGATGCAGGGAGTGGCTCGAAAGAAAGGTAAAACTGCAGGTGGAAAGCCGTGCAACGTATGATATATCATACATGCTTGCATAAATCATGAACCATTAATGACCGGATATAACGTAGCTGATTGAGGTTGATATAGAAATCACAATTAGATTAGCTTTCTTTACTTGCTGGATTTAATCATCATagcttgtttaatttatttt
The sequence above is drawn from the Populus alba chromosome 15, ASM523922v2, whole genome shotgun sequence genome and encodes:
- the LOC118043997 gene encoding chloroplastic import inner membrane translocase subunit HP30-2 → MEQQGKQGVIVSKLLPNQDPVKFVQFKYKELEDGFKSWLSKQSLLVEAAVVTATSGVQGAAIGAIMGTITPDISSSMPTPPQAALNPQAMASLKQAQALAGGPLIQARNFAVMTGTNAGIACIMKRLRGKEDVQSSMVAAFGSGAMFSLVSGMGGPNNATNAITSGLFFALVQGGLFKLGEKFSQPPTEDLHYARTRSMLSNLGLQNYEKNFKKGLLTDHTLPLLTDSALRDVRIPPGPRLLILDHIQRDPELREKTGKP